GCCGAGAGCGCCACACCACCGATGAGCATGAGGAGCCCGACGACGGCGAGGGCGATCCCGCGGAGGGTGAGTCCTCCAGCGCCAGAGCCGGGGAAGCTCTGGCCACCAGACACGGAGGCCCCGAACTTGGGGTCCTCAGCAAGGAGCGACTGCTCGATCTCGCGCAACGCTCGTTGCTCCTGCTCTGAAAGCGACACTGTTCCT
Above is a window of Corynebacterium suedekumii DNA encoding:
- a CDS encoding DUF3040 domain-containing protein, which encodes MSLSEQEQRALREIEQSLLAEDPKFGASVSGGQSFPGSGAGGLTLRGIALAVVGLLMLIGGVALSAQSLWFIALSVVGFLVMFGAGVWMLRGGGSGPRVGKPAGVKSKPSRAASRGSSMEENFRRRFEGQ